CGGGATCGCTCGGTCCTTTGCCAAAGCAGGGGGGAAGACGAATGAACCCATTGCTGCGTTCAAAGTACCAGCGGTTCACGGGATTTGCTATGCGGCTTTTCCAGACCAAGTCACGCCCGACGCCGTAGCCGCCTCTGCCACCGTTGTTATTCAAAGCATCTAGCAAACCTAAGCCATGCActtcgtcgcgcagcgcggacCACAAAAAGTCGACCGCACCACTGCCTCGCAGTTTCGGAAGCACGGCAAACTTGTCCAAATAGGCGATAGGCTCATCAGTAGCAGGGTCGTCTCCGGGTGCATACTCTTTGGTTACAATTGCGAGGCCGTCGTAATCGCCGGTGACAATGACAAAATCAAGGCGCTCTTTAAGTCGTGCAAAGTACAATTCGTGGTTAAGTTTGCGCTTAAAGCTCGCCTCGAGtagcagcagcagcttgtcgTGGTCAACTTGATTCACGTCACTAATCACACGCACAGGCAGACCTTTGCGAATAATGGTCGGTGTATGTCGCAGATCGGAGCGATTCGCCAAAAGCCGATACGGTAGGCTCggcgaatgcgccgctttaTTTGTGATCAAGTTTGCAATCAGGCTGCGGGGCGAGCGGTGGGTCACCATTACGCcgctggatgcgcttgACATGTACGAGAGGCAGTCGCGGATCATTTCCATGTTGGATAACGCCGTTGGATGTGACTTACTCCAGATAAACGAAGAGCGGATCGAATTGAATTCCGATTGCAAATTGATCATCAAGTGCGGATTAccgccgcgtgcatgcgAAGGCAAGCCGCCTTCGCGGTTAATCACCATGAGCCGTAGCGGAGAAAGATTTATAGATTGCGTTTCTTCGACTTTACCGCGCTTGTGCTCGTCGACAGGCGCTGACGCTGTACAGATGCGCTTTGTATGGGCCATTTCACGCGCAAGTGCAACCATGATGTCGTTTGCATCAACGCACACATAGCGCAGTGCTTCGGCACCAACATTGGTGTTCTGCGTTATCTGATCGGCACCTGGATCGTCGTACATTGCAATGGGAATCACGATAGGCGTttggccaagcgcaagggAACGGTATACACCGTCCATGGCATCGTCACTGGCAAGCGGCGTACGCTTTGCGAGCGAGTCTGCACCACACGTAAGATCCAAGCTTGGTTTTGGCATCTCATTTTCGGGGACGATGCGCATGATTGCATTTGCGTAGGGCCGTGGGTCCATACCTGCAGCGCTCAGTACGCCCGAGACCCGCCATAACTGTTTCACCATATTGTTGCGTTGACCCGTCTCCATGGATCCAAGTCGCACAGAAGCATCTCGCTGGTGTGCTAGCCGCTTTCCCAGCCACGGATGCAGTTCCATGGTGTCTTCGTCAATACGCACACCTTCGCGGTTGAAATGGGATACACTTTGCCAGCCATCGTGATCCAGTACGACCACGCTGGAAAGGCCAAGCTGTTTTAAGTACGCAAGACCTTCGGCAATAGAGCGCAGCTGGCGATCGGAAAAGGGTCCTTGAACTTTTACCAGCGCCGTATGCGCCTCGGAGAGGGAGTCAACCGTTTGTGACTCGGAAATACGGTCTGCTACACTCGTAGGATCTTCGACCAGGCGCGTCACCTTACGACACTTTGGATCTGTCTCCATCACATCGGAGACTTTTGGCAGTACTTTGGGCGGTGTTACGGCAAATGCATTGGTCTCACTGGGAATGCGTGCAAGCCGCAGCTTCGAGGCTCGACTCAGCTCCCGCCGCCCAAACGTGTCCAATTGCGACCTTAAATCACGCATGGGCGTATGCGACTTCAATACATTCAGGATTAACTGATTTAGCTGGCGGGACATGGTCGTCCCGCACTGTCGCTTGACGCAACGTGCACGAAGCGATGCAAATCAAAAAAATCAGCGTGGCGCACTAGGGCGCGGTCTTTGATTAAGTAAGACCGGAGCTCGCGTCGCTAGCAGGGTCCCCCTTATTTTGTTTGCTACAAAATTTGGATATGGACGACTGTGAACTATATCGTAGCTTCAACAAAAGGTGAGGGGCAAACATGTACGCAAGGAGTGTGCATACAGCGTAATATAATAAACCTTAGTTCACGCCGATCACTTGCACAAACATTTGTTCGGTAGGAAGCATTTGAGGAGGATCGTACTTTAAATACATCTTGGCCAGCGGTGCGCCGTCAAATTGGTACATTTGCAGTCCCCACATTGCCTTTGTGTTACTTCCTGGTTGTGGGTAAGGCGCGTCATTTTCGATAAAGGTTGTAAAATTCTTAATGTATTCCTGATTTTTATCCAACGTGTACACATCAGTCTCCACACTTTTTCCACCGGTGCATTCGGGATTGGTGATGGTTTGAATCATACTGTCGCCGGGATACGCGGAAAGCGTCATATCAGTAGCCAGATTGTTGCGTCCGTACTTGTACCTGCCATGCAACCAAATCAGTTGCGCAGAAAAACAGTGAGGATTTTGGCCTGTGGTTACCACATGCAAACGGGCGATACGTACTGTCCGATTGGTATTGGAAACGCGCTTCTTCAAAGAATCCCTCATTATCACTGCCGTTGGACGGAAGAAAGCTGTACGAAATACCGGCAGATCTAGGTACAGTAAACTGCTTTCTGTACGGATTATAAAACATCTGGTTGTTAGCTTTGCTGCTTGAATGAAAACGCACATTGTCATTCCTGTCCGCACCAGTCAAAACTTGTTGAGACCCGCTGCTCCATGTCCCGCGCAGGTCGCGCGAAAGCGGCTTGTACTCCGCAATCTCCGCATACACCATAGTGATAAGCGCAATTGCAATTGAAAGCGCAAAGACAGCGCGATTCTGGCACATGCCAACCATTGCGTCACTGGAGGCGCTTGGGAAAGGCAGGACGAGTGAGTGTACCGCCATATTTCCAGCTCGGCCGACAATGCATTGGCGACGCAAACTATGCTGAGTAAAGAAGAtcgaggccgaggcgcgcggcatgcgccaGGAACGAGCCACTGTATATTGATATCACATACTTAATCTTTATAGTACAGTATTCACTGCGCCTTGGGCTCTGGTGGCGCAAGCAAATCACGCAGTGTATTAGGATGAATATTTAATGCCTCGCGGAGCTTTAGGGTCAGTATGTCACGACGGGCTCTTCACGTACCGGAATGAAACAGTGGTCCTGAACACCAAAATCAGCAAACAAAGCAAAATACGCCATGGTCCCCGCAGCTAAGGTACCTGCAACTAGTTGTGCTATGCGCTGCCACATTGCAGGTGTCGAGTCCTCCGGCAGGTACACTTCGTCTTCAGTACGGTACCCCGCATACTCGTTGCGGTCATCTCGTGGCATACGCAAATAAGACGAGGTATGCAATGCTTGTGGACGCCTTAAAGCACACATACGTGTGGACGGTGCATATACAATTCGCCGTGCTATTGCAAAAGAGCTGTACATTTTGTCGGTCAGGAAGCCGTGCAAAAAAAGCGTCGCCAGTTTCATTGCCACGTGGCAGCTTTACAGCGTCTATGGAAGGCGAGTATGGATAGTCGCTGTctatgcgctgcgcgccttgagTACCATTACCTGCAAATTAGGAAGGTGAGCATGTACGTACAAGTTGCACTT
This is a stretch of genomic DNA from Malassezia vespertilionis chromosome 1, complete sequence. It encodes these proteins:
- a CDS encoding uncharacterized protein (EggNog:ENOG503NXIB; COG:S), which translates into the protein MVYAEIAEYKPLSRDLRGTWSSGSQQVLTGADRNDNVRFHSSSKANNQMFYNPYRKQFTVPRSAGISYSFLPSNGSDNEGFFEEARFQYQSDSQNPHCFSAQLIWLHGRYKYGRNNLATDMTLSAYPGDSMIQTITNPECTGGKSVETDVYTLDKNQEYIKNFTTFIENDAPYPQPGSNTKAMWGLQMYQFDGAPLAKMYLKYDPPQMLPTEQMFVQVIGVN
- the ARG2 gene encoding amino-acid N-acetyltransferase (EggNog:ENOG503NUKB; COG:H; BUSCO:EOG09261BP0), translated to MSRQLNQLILNVLKSHTPMRDLRSQLDTFGRRELSRASKLRLARIPSETNAFAVTPPKVLPKVSDVMETDPKCRKVTRLVEDPTSVADRISESQTVDSLSEAHTALVKVQGPFSDRQLRSIAEGLAYLKQLGLSSVVVLDHDGWQSVSHFNREGVRIDEDTMELHPWLGKRLAHQRDASVRLGSMETGQRNNMVKQLWRVSGVLSAAGMDPRPYANAIMRIVPENEMPKPSLDLTCGADSLAKRTPLASDDAMDGVYRSLALGQTPIVIPIAMYDDPGADQITQNTNVGAEALRYVCVDANDIMVALAREMAHTKRICTASAPVDEHKRGKVEETQSINLSPLRLMVINREGGLPSHARGGNPHLMINLQSEFNSIRSSFIWSKSHPTALSNMEMIRDCLSYMSSASSGVMVTHRSPRSLIANLITNKAAHSPSLPYRLLANRSDLRHTPTIIRKGLPVRVISDVNQVDHDKLLLLLEASFKRKLNHELYFARLKERLDFVIVTGDYDGLAIVTKEYAPGDDPATDEPIAYLDKFAVLPKLRGSGAVDFLWSALRDEVHGLGLLDALNNNGGRGGYGVGRDLVWKSRIANPVNRWYFERSNGFIRLPPCFGKGPSDPVGDASEWVMFWCDAEQRLAHLAGETLMSPGAMEELLELASASLNFPPPSKTTLPIVAPEEDGRLERWTACLAKIPSAWA